A window of the Flavobacterium sangjuense genome harbors these coding sequences:
- the nusA gene encoding transcription termination factor NusA produces MENIALIDSFSEFKDDKLIDRVTLMAILEDVFRNALKKKYGSDDNFDIIINPDKGDMEIWRRRVIVADDDLDLENEEITLTEARKIEADFEIGEEVSEEVKLIDLGRRAILALRQNLISKIHEHDNTNLYKQFKDLIGEIYTAEVHHVRPRVVILIDDEGNEIVLPKEKQIPSDFFRKGDNVRGIIESVELKGNKPQIIMSRTADKFLEKLFEQEIPEVFDGLIMIKNVVRIPGEKAKVAVDSYDDRIDPVGACVGMKGSRIHGIVRELGNENIDVINYTTNLQLYITRALSPAKVSSVKIDEEKKRAEVFLKLEEVSKAIGRGGHNIKLAGLLTGYELDVIREGAAIEEDDVELTEFSDEIDGWVIDEFAKIGLDTARSILNQDVADLVRRTDLEEETILEVIRILKEEFQD; encoded by the coding sequence ATGGAGAATATTGCATTAATCGATTCGTTTTCAGAGTTTAAAGACGATAAGCTTATTGACAGAGTAACGCTTATGGCGATTTTGGAAGATGTATTTAGAAACGCATTGAAAAAGAAATACGGTTCTGATGATAATTTTGATATTATCATCAATCCTGATAAAGGAGATATGGAAATCTGGAGAAGAAGAGTTATCGTTGCTGATGATGATTTGGATTTGGAAAATGAGGAAATTACATTAACAGAAGCAAGAAAAATTGAAGCCGATTTTGAAATCGGAGAAGAAGTTTCCGAAGAAGTAAAATTGATTGATTTGGGAAGAAGAGCTATCTTAGCTTTGCGTCAAAACTTGATTTCTAAAATTCACGAGCACGATAACACAAATCTTTACAAACAATTTAAAGATTTAATTGGCGAAATTTATACTGCGGAAGTACATCACGTGCGTCCAAGAGTAGTAATTTTGATTGATGACGAAGGAAATGAAATTGTTTTGCCAAAAGAAAAACAAATTCCATCTGACTTTTTCCGTAAAGGTGATAACGTTCGCGGAATCATTGAAAGCGTTGAATTGAAAGGAAATAAACCTCAAATTATCATGTCGAGAACGGCAGATAAATTCCTGGAAAAATTATTCGAGCAAGAAATTCCGGAAGTTTTTGATGGTTTGATTATGATTAAAAACGTAGTGAGAATTCCGGGTGAAAAAGCAAAAGTAGCGGTGGATTCTTATGATGACAGAATTGATCCTGTTGGAGCATGTGTTGGTATGAAAGGTTCAAGAATTCACGGAATTGTTCGCGAATTAGGAAACGAAAATATCGACGTAATCAACTATACAACCAACTTGCAATTGTATATCACAAGAGCATTAAGCCCTGCAAAAGTATCTTCAGTTAAAATTGACGAAGAGAAAAAAAGAGCGGAAGTTTTCTTGAAATTAGAAGAAGTTTCAAAAGCTATTGGTCGTGGAGGACACAACATCAAATTGGCCGGACTTTTAACGGGTTACGAATTAGACGTAATCAGAGAAGGTGCTGCTATTGAAGAAGATGATGTTGAATTAACAGAGTTCTCAGACGAAATCGATGGTTGGGTAATTGACGAATTTGCAAAAATCGGATTGGATACGGCAAGAAGTATCTTGAATCAGGATGTTGCCGATTTAGTGAGAAGAACCGATTTAGAAGAAGAAACCATTTTAGAAGTAATAAGAATATTGAAAGAAGAGTTTCAGGACTAG
- the rimP gene encoding ribosome assembly cofactor RimP gives MAFKDKISDLLEEALKEKPSLFLVDLTVTETFKVIVTLDGDNGVNLQDCIDISRAVDNNLDREEQDYALEVASAGVSTPLKMVRQYRKNIGRTLKVKTATETIEALLEQVSDESITLSWTAREPKKIGKGKETVEHKREIPYSDIKEAIVTIIFN, from the coding sequence ATGGCATTTAAAGATAAAATTTCGGATTTACTGGAAGAAGCATTAAAGGAAAAACCTTCTTTGTTTTTGGTAGATTTGACAGTTACCGAAACATTCAAAGTAATTGTAACTTTAGATGGAGATAATGGTGTAAATTTGCAGGATTGTATCGATATAAGTCGGGCAGTCGATAATAATTTAGACCGTGAAGAACAAGATTACGCATTGGAAGTAGCTTCGGCCGGAGTTTCTACACCATTAAAAATGGTTAGACAATATCGAAAAAATATTGGAAGAACTTTAAAAGTAAAAACCGCCACCGAAACTATAGAAGCGTTATTAGAGCAGGTTTCCGATGAAAGCATTACGCTTTCCTGGACGGCAAGAGAACCAAAGAAAATTGGAAAAGGAAAAGAAACGGTTGAGCACAAACGCGAGATTCCTTATTCAGATATAAAAGAAGCAATTGTTACAATAATATTTAATTAA